The Vigna radiata var. radiata cultivar VC1973A chromosome 6, Vradiata_ver6, whole genome shotgun sequence DNA segment AgaagagtatttttttttttgttttttatttacaacttttaatataattttaacttgttaacttttttatggTCTTGGTAATGCgacattataattattttagttatgaaATAATCTAATTGGctaattattctaattatgataatattttttattaatttgtttaatgtatttagaacttatttaataatttgcttaatattttgtattaaattatttaatttgtaaaaggtTCAATAGTTAATGTTTTATATAGATTTATTATGTCATCAATATGAATAAGATGACAAATTAGTTACAGGATTAAAATACTTTCCCGAACAATAATCTAAAGTAAAATTGGGCATTCGAACTGTAGATCAAAATTACACGCACCAAACAGACGAGAAAAGTccaattaactttaaaatttaatttaggttgtttcttcttgcacctgCACTAATTATTAACTGGACTCCATATAAAAAGCAACAGGAATAAAGCATCAACTACGTCAACATTGTTGTTCTTGTGGCCATTGCCGCTGCTGCACCATCAACTAAACATCCACAGCACtatgagagaaagaagagaCAGAGTAAAGCAATagtttattgtgtttattttacATAATGTATCAATGGTCATTCTAATAAACATTTAATCGTATTATGGAATGCATTATTTAGAACACATTtgacattattataaaatataatccaAAACAACTCTATAAATATCATTCCAGATTAtgtaatatatctttttctttcagaaTACCTAGTCTAGAATGATATAAATGATgtttatatttacataattttaaaacgtGCATTTTTGAAATGCCATTTACCACTAATAGTACGTTTTACCCTTTAACTTGGTTGCATAGAACGAGGAAATCCTAGTAGTGGCAGAGGAGCCACAATCAGCAATTGATGGAACTTCTTTCAGCTTTTGCTAAGTGacataagaaaacaaacacTTTCCATTTACATGTGGAAAAAGACGAAGGCCACACTTGATTTTATGATCACttccaaaaatatttacaaataatggAATAAAGGGTGTCAGACTGCTTTTTCTACCGATGCTTTTGTGATGagttttaaaacatcaaaaactCATATAAACAAACTCAACTAAGTTTTTATAACAGAGActtcagtgttttgatttttgtaaaacttCACCAGAATAACTATTCATCTAATTCTGAAGCAATGCAGATGATACAAAACTACCTTAGTCAACTCTGCTTGTATAGATATGCCAATCCATCTTTGCCAAAAAGGGATAGACATTAGCTGAGAGACTGGCAAATAGTTTCTGCAGCAATATTAAATAAGGTTGCATGCATAAATTTCACTCCATCTAGAATTGTGATATACATACATTGTAGACCTAAGAGTACAAAGCTAACATTACTGGTCAATGGAACGATACATCAGCTACACATACAAACCAGATTAATAAAAAAGGGGGATCTGAAGGTACATTCAGACCCTTTTTTTCAGCCAGCCGCCAACAACATGGGACATGTTTTGACAGCTAGTGGGTACTCATAATCATAACACTAGTATGTACTTATTCTACAGTTATCATGAGCTTTTTCACTAATCTAATCACCCAAAGACTATAATATTTACCCCTCCTCCTCGTCATAatcttcctcctcctcttctaATGGCCTACCCAGCTGCGCAAGCTGTGTCGAATCAATGGCCATCTTGTCCACATCAGAAAGTGGCCACCCCAGAATCTCTTCATGCTTGCCCTCTGTTGAAGGAGGTTCTGCCACGCTAGCTTTtttgtcatcattttcattCGTAATGGCATTCAGGTCAATGTTCCGGAGTGAATCAGCGCTTACAACAGGAGCTGCAACATTCTCCTCCTTTGGTATATCTTTTGACTCAGAACCACTGTCCACTGCAACACTTGGGTTTGCACTTTGTTGGTTGCTCGGCTGAACAGAAGGGCATGGCTCAGATTCAGCATCCTGATGATATGTGTCTCTTACTAAAGGTGGTCGTCCTCGGCCACGGCCTCTTCCTCTACCCCGGCCTCTTCCTCTACCAGTACTGCCAGTGTGGCTCAACTCTTGCTAGAGTAGAAGAAAAACATCATTGAGAAAAACATAGTGTACATCAAGGGTCTGCTAGGCATATGTACCAACATCATTTGCAAGActctcatgatttttttttgtgttctaCAGATGACAAACTATGCTAGTAAAAGCATTGGTTTgagaaaatatcttttttgtCATTTAGTATTTCAACTTAGAATTAacgaaaacataaaaaaataaatagaaattatcACTATTTCCAGtacaaagttttaaaaatagcaaataaaatGTAAACAAGGTGACCTTTTTGtaattacaaaatgaaaatagaaaacttctCATAAACCAAATAGCCCTTTTATAGAGTGCCTAATATGGTAACATTTTAAAGTCGTAGACATGCAGATGTGTAAGTACTGGTTTTTTGTGAGAACTAAAACTGAAAATGATAATATCAAAACCTTGTGGagtatatttttatacaatCGTTTAGGGGACTTCGTTTTTCTATGAAGTTAAACACAATTTGGATTCTATGTTACTGATAAGATATGAGGCATTCTGTGGAAAAGGCTTAATCATGAATGCGTGATTGGCACTAAatgagaaattaaaacaaaaaattatgtaaacaaAAAGGAACAAGAGGGTTGCCACAAGCATTAATGATGATAGAATTGTATGTTATTAAGGGTTTTTGTgcaaatacattaaaaaatgaaattaccaTCTTGCTTCTCTTAGCCTCTTCATCACTGTCATTACAATCATCACCAACAGCTTTCCTGGAAAAGTAGATAGCATTGTTTAATGTTAAGTACATAACTAACAATATGCATATCAGAAGggtaaaacaacaaaacaaaacaaagatatTGGATTCCAAACCTTCTTTTTGAAATGGCCCGATCATCAGCACCAGCCTCAGCATGGCCATGACCATGACCGTAATCAGGAACTCTGCTAACAACGTCCCTCAGAAAGTCAAAGACATTATAGCTTTGTACACAATGTTTTCTGCAATTTACAGTGACAATTTGTTAGACTTGATTTCATAGTTCAAAGTCCTTATTATAAATGGAGTTTGGAAGGCAGATAAGAGAAACAATATAATATCATAACCAAACGGGATCTGGATATcatagtaaaattaattaaaagatgtCTGAGAACACAAGAAATGCTAGGGGTTGTTAGAATCGACAAGGGGAATACCCTCCAAAATATAGCACACAATTCAGAATTTGAACATTGCCAAGAGCCACTAATATTTGAAATCACAAGTATCCTATTTACAAGGCAACCAGATAAATTGTTTAActcataaaactaaaattatttatgttagaCTTTGGAGTGAAACAAATGGCAAGacaaacaaagaataaaatatgagaccGTGGCTAATAAAATGGTGAGAAAAGGTGAATCGTACGTGGAATTAATCAGTTATTTTATGCAATTGTCAGTACAGAGAAATGCCACAGCTACCAATGTAGtttcagaaaacaaaaatagatttaatttcACTTAAGTCAGACTTGTTTTGATCTTAGTTTTTAACAACTTGAAGTCCAAGTGAATGAGACTTTTGGAAGATCGAAAATTGTTGTCATCCCTTAGCCACTGCCAAGCTGTGGAGCCCATGGTGGAACTCAATCCCTCCCCTTTTTgcttttataaaactttttttaagagTTAATCCATACTTAAAACATTTTGAGAATCGGCAAGCTTATGACAATGTAGCAAGCAGTTTTCAGTGTTGAAACCTAGTgccctttatttttctttccagtCCTATCATAATTTCCTTCAGATTCAAGTTAAGATATACAAAACATGTTCACAAGTTCATAAAACATGCCAATACAAAAAATATGCTGAAGTGACAGTACAAATAAGATATACCAATAAAGTTTAACAATCTATTTTACACATCACGGATGCATACCCCAACAAGCACATTAACTTTTAAGTTAGACATAAatgcttttaataaaattttatcattcatACTTAGATTAAATGATTATGAATTTTTATAGCTTAAAAACTGACTACATTCGTGTCTCACATTTAGCTTCcatttttaacttgaatataTGAAAAAGGGAATtgcaaattgaaattgaatctaTATAAAAGAAATCTTCTATAAAGGCATTATTGTAACTAAGTTCTCGAGTTAGTTCCCAATCACTAAAATGGATGATTGAAGCAAAAGAAACAGACTTACAAATGCAACGAATTCATGGTCTTTGCTCCTCTTTGAAGAGTTATTTCATAAGTACGGTCACAAAGATCTTGCAAAAATAGTTCGAGAGCTTTAGCTGAAATCCATTCAAGAGCAGTGTCAACAACATATATAAGAGAAACAAGCTAAAAGCGGTCTGAAGTTAACGACACAGTAAACCACAGCAACTTACAAACTAAAACAGGAACAGCCAGTGCTATCTTTCCAACATCCTCATCTGCTTGCATTATCTTCTTTATCCGAGCCTGCAATTTGAAGGTTTCATCACTCAAAATAAATTGTTCTTTTCCAAGAGCTCACTCCTCATGATACTTTAAAGACAGTAGAAGAATTTAACAGAGGCCAAATTACAAATTAGTCCTTGTGTTAGTTACAACTTAAAACTTGATTTGAAGTTTATAGAAGCAGTGGCTTGCCCTGTCTCCCTAAAGTTTTACCCTTCTATAAATAAGGTAAAATATCATGTCTCCCAATTCTCTAATTATTGGTAGTTACTGTAAAGGTCTTTGTTAATTGTACATGAAGACTTCTATATGCTAGAAAGGTATAATGGGATAAAAGTGATAGAAACAAGGAATTTTATCAGAGAGAAATAGTTATAAACTCCAATTACAAAGACCAGAGTGCCTcacaaaacaagaaacaaaatatgGAACACTACAAATCTTCAAGTATTTGCATCTCTTCCACCAGTTCCTAAAAGGCCTAAAACACTCCCTCATTGGCTTCCCTCCTTTTTTCGTTGcttataattgttttcttttccttcctaccCTCCTTGCAACCCAATTTCCTTCTTTACTCCTTACTTGTATATTCCACCCGATTTGGCAAAGCTATGCCTAACAGTAACACCTGGCTAAAAATTACCATAGATTCGAAATGTCACTAACATCAAATAGTCTTCCTAATTGATGTCATCATTATCAATCCTTAAAGGAGTAACTGTATTCTATTATAAATCCCTGACACCGTACATTAAAGACTGATGTTAACTCAGCTCGCAACTAGTTAGCTCACCATATTCTGAAGAATAATTAACATTTACAAGCGATGTAAGAAATGTATTCAggctttaaaatattaaaaatgtgaaGTAGACACACGTTTTAAACAGAAATCAGGTTAACTTGCAAAACTGATTTCAAATTTCAGAGAAGATGTAATTTTACAATGGGATACTGAATTGTTGAATTTAAAAAAGGCCGGTTCTATCCCAAGAGCACAACAAATGAGGACTGTGGGAGAACCAAAATCATcagaaacacaaaaaacataaaccCATCAGTATCCTCTTCAGCAGTCTTCAGTGACACGTCAATCAAGTATCCTTAAACCACAGTTCCCAAACAAACccaaaaagtttttaatttttttttaatttttaaacaaccTAAGCTATGTGAATAACCTAAAAGTAACACACGTCTCCAGAATACCCACATCAACATAAATCACCCACTTCAATTATTAAGACCATAAACCCAAACACATGAACCCCATAAATCGTAACAAAGTATAAACATTTACCATAAACCATAACCTTTTTTtctcaaggaaaaaaaaaaagacaaacaaaagcACAGTCGAGATCAGCTCAATTGCTGTCACTTCCACACACTTTTCCTTGCAACCAAATAACAGAAACCTGAGACAAGGTACAATCTTTACAAAGAGAAAGTGGAGAACACTTACAGCAGGGAAACGGGTATCGAGCTTCTTCCTCATGGCAACAGATTAGGGTTTGAACACTGAAGAATTGGGGGAATCAAATGGAGCAGAAGAGAGAGACCAAAAAAGCAAAATCGAAAGCTTTGAACAAAAAGAGTGACCCCAACATCACCACGATGAAATCGAAGAAACCCATTTCAGATCCAAAGGCCACTCTCTCTCAAGGATTCATTCAACGAGATATGCCTCGGCAAGGGTTTTCTTACAATTACATGTCAGTGACAGGAATCGTGTCACCGCCCAATAGATGTAAACCATGTAGGCAGAAGATGGTGAGAGTGTGTTAAATGGAAGGAGTCAAAACGGTGACGTGTTGAGAGATAATTGTTGGGatattttctttgcttctttttaaagtacaaaagaaagaaagaaaagaaaacaaaccaAATTGGACAAATAAAGTAACACTCACCAATTGAGCTAAATTTACTTCATAAGTAGTAGCAGTCTCTATGTCTATGCATAtgtatataaaacttttttacaaagatcatttttataaaattgtagttaaaattaaatttcaaattccttaagttttttatttattttaattaagaaacttaaaatagttttagctattacaaatattttagtatttacaattttttcataaaagaaataagaaaaaataaagtaaagtaataaaaaacttaaatgagaatatttacattgtttttgAGCATGTAATGGGGGGACATATTATTTTATGCAGATaatattttagtgatttttttatttttttttcttttgctttttctaATTAGGTTTTTCTAATTAGTTCAATGTAATTCATGgacatattatatattattttatgtatcttgatttttttttatgctgaaTTGAGTTTGATTATTATAGGATTTAAgtgtttaaactttgtttatatATTCTGTATTAGTAGAGGCATTAACCAATTCAAATTATGGTTTTAATCAAATACACTTCATCCATTAAATTCTGTTTGGTTGAGACTAGAATGTTAACCTGCATGCTTCAAAATTCTTTTGAAATCAACATCAAAACTGCTTGATATTGTGTGCTGGTCTGGGCCAAGAGTTGTTATTGCCTTGGTGTGTTTGAAAGATCATTTTAAAGCCTCTCTTCTAattaaatcacaaaatatatagGTTTGAAGTTTGCCAAATTTATTCCATTCATTTTAGATCTCTCTTcatgtatgcataaaatttaGGTGTGAATTGTCTCTTAGTTGTGTCAATTCTTTTGCTGTTGTCTTGTTCACATGTGCCTTTGTTTTGCTTCTTAAAATTCCTTGTTGTCTTGTATTCTTTAGTCCTCTACCTTGCTGCTATTTTTGTGTGCcaattttcttgcttttataggttctttttttcattaattgtatAATAGTTCTCACTTGATTTTTTTGGCCTTTTGTTCATGTTTCTTGATTTGATTCCTTGTGTTATTGAGGTTGGATTGTACATTTTTCCACTTGATTTTGTCCCTGACTTGGTGTTCTAAATATTTGACTTGAGAGACACTTTACTATCTTGAAAGAAGAGTGTTTTTGAGGGAGTGATTTTCCTTGTTTCACCACCCAAAACCGTGAGCTTTTGAGCcaagattgttgttgtttgtttgagttGACCTTGCTATTGTTTTAACGTCACTTTTAGCTGTTGTTTCTAACATTTTTGTTGAGTTGTTGTTGCTTTTtgcttttagaaaaaatatctaCCGGTTCAAGACAATCTTCTTCCAATGGAGGTAGCCATCAAGAAAGTACTTCTAGCAAGTTGGACATAGTGAAGGTTATTTAACAACTTCAACATCAACTTGATTCTCTTAGTAGAAGGATGGATAATGGAGATAAGGCAAAACGAAAGCAAGCTTATGGTCACCAAGACCACAACCACACCTCTCATGGTCTTGGTCATACTAAGAAGAAGCAAGAAGCTAGAATCGTAGATGTATACCTTCCTTTGTCAAAGTTGCACTTGCCGCCCTTTAAATGAGAAGAAAACCCTAACATTTGCTTAGATTTGATAGCtaatatagataatatttttgcTTTGTATAGTTTAGATAATTCTTGGCATGTAAATTTAGCTTGTTTAGCTTTAGAGGATATGCCAAACAATGGCTAAATAGGAGATACTTAACCATGGCCTCACCCACGAGTACATGGGAACATTTTAAGGACATTCTTATCCAGCGCTTTGTACCTCCTCACTATTTTAGGGAACTCTTGCTTAAGTTCCAATGACTTAAGTAAGGTAGACGAAGTATAGAGGAGTATGTGCACGAGCTCGAAATGCTCATACATCGTTAGATTTATTAGTGGACTTAATATCAACATCCAAGATATAATTGAATTCCATGATGATGAGACTTTAGATGGAGTGGTTCATAGGGCCATGAAAGTAGAGAAGAAACTCTAACAAAAAGAAGTTTGTCAcaacaaaatttccaaatcttcaaGAGATGTTTTCTACAAATTCTCATCATCAAAGGATAAAGCCAAGGATGTTTCTAGGAAGCCCACTAACAAATCTTGTCCTCATTCTTCTTCTAACCATTCCTCCTTCCTACCTAAATCTCCTTCTAGACCAAGCTATATTaagtgttttaaatgttttaggGCATGGTCATATAGCATCTTATTGCCTAATAAACGGGTAGTGTGCATTAGGGAAGAAGAAGTTGTCATTAATGAGTCTACCTCTTCCTCACCTACACACACTTATaactcttcttcctcatcaagtgaagaaaaagagaaggttatGCTTCATTGTTTAAATAAGGACATTCAAGATAACCAAGAGGAGAGAgtaaaaaaagagaggaaagaaagagaggagagtgcaaaagaagaaaatgagaggaaagcaagagaggagagagaaaagaaagaacaaaaggaACTTGTGAgggaaaaggagaaggaaaacgTCATACATACATAGGAAGTGCTACAAAAGGCACCTTTCACTCCTATCTTTCTACAAGATTCAAGCAAATTTAGGGGAGTTTCTCAATCCTTCCacttttcttcaattattaagCTTTCGTTCTTTTCTAAActcttttgtgaaaatatccaAACATTTCCAAACCACTTCATCACAAACCATTTCCAAACCACATCTTGagttcatgttttcttttttacacttaactcaagacaaaaatacaagtttttctAAAGAaggatttatatttttcattaataaaatcaatccaATGTCAAAGAAGCCTTCTTTTAATATTCCTTGTCTATATAAATGTTGTGGAAAacataatttcattcacaaaatgtTTGATGCTTTTTGCAAGTTAacatttgatccaggaggagtTTCTTTggtttataaaacaaataagtaaTTAATCTCTCTTTGTTGCATGTTTTTCAAGATTCGAGGTTGAATCTTCTCCAACTTAGGGGGGGGGATGATATGGTTGTAGATGGagcaacaatgaagagttttcaAATGACCACaagcataaaaaaaagtagaataggTTTTCTTGGCTTGTATTTGCcttttttgttctttcattaattttagTTGTAGAGAAGCTTAtaaaatcttcttttctttatagtacaagcaatgtgggacttcacatggcttgaaattaaaataaaagaagaataaataggCTTTCTCCTTTTGTTGTTTATAGTGCAAGTAAACATGCATAGTTTGTAGCTTTTGAGTCCTAGACTTACTAagaagcttataaaccctttagGAATGGAAGATTTAAGAGATGTGGGACTAATATACACTTGGGACACTGCTGGTCAACCTATGAAGCATTCCATGTCCCACATCCCTTAAAACTCTCCACTTAATTCATCCTAAAAGTTATATAAGTAGCCTAAGGGTCTCCTTTTGTACACACCTTTGAAGGAATCAATTTTAAGAGTGATTTGCATTCTTGCATTTCTTCTTTGAGATAACAACCTATCTCTTAGTCTTTTTGAGGATCTTATCTTGAGAAAATCAAGTGGCAGTCCAATCATTGGCACTTATCTTGGAATCCTTTTCAAGTGGCGTGTCTACATCTCATAAGTTTTCCCTATCCTTTCTTCtatcaatttttaattcttttcattcCTTAATTGTCATTGTAATAGTTCTCTCTATGTATGTTATTCCCTATCAAGAGGTAAATTAATAGGTCTAATTCTTTTAAACTCTATAAGTAGAGGTTTAATTTCGGGTAAGATACACTTTCTATAGTTTGATTACTTTAGACTTTCAGAGAAAAAGATATCTAAATTGAGCGTTagagtgtcttctgcaggtcaCCCCCTAAAAATGATTGGTCATCCATAGTGGAAGAAATGAGCAAACGTTTGTCCAAATAAGAGAGTTGAGTGCGATCCATCATCGTCCCAATCCAGCAAAAAAATTTTGGCACCTACCGTGGGACCGAGGATAACAGAAGAAACCCAGTTGAGACCATAAAGATGGCAGGACAACCAAACCCTTTGGCGTTAGTTCAGGAGATGTAAAGGCAGATGGAAGCCATGCAAGCATAGATTTCAACCTTGCG contains these protein-coding regions:
- the LOC106765261 gene encoding dr1-associated corepressor, yielding MRKKLDTRFPAARIKKIMQADEDVGKIALAVPVLVSKALELFLQDLCDRTYEITLQRGAKTMNSLHLKHCVQSYNVFDFLRDVVSRVPDYGHGHGHAEAGADDRAISKRRKAVGDDCNDSDEEAKRSKMQELSHTGSTGRGRGRGRGRGRGRGRPPLVRDTYHQDAESEPCPSVQPSNQQSANPSVAVDSGSESKDIPKEENVAAPVVSADSLRNIDLNAITNENDDKKASVAEPPSTEGKHEEILGWPLSDVDKMAIDSTQLAQLGRPLEEEEEDYDEEEG